One genomic segment of Actinoplanes ianthinogenes includes these proteins:
- a CDS encoding TetR/AcrR family transcriptional regulator encodes MTEARRRPGPKRALSEDDVLDAALRLMDEDGPVAASIRKIAAELGVTPNAVYTYFADKAAIEQALVERLLGEVNAAAPATGDWRDDLEQLAVGIRARLVAHPGAVPLFLGGAMNGPQALLLGERLLTLLAAAGLDREPAARASYLIMVYVLGAIALEVADQPHAGALPPEADRIEARRAAWSLVPAGTFPRTAAATDVMAGWIGTDQYLWGLRRVLAGLTA; translated from the coding sequence ATGACTGAGGCGCGACGGCGGCCCGGCCCGAAGCGGGCACTGAGCGAGGACGACGTGCTCGACGCGGCCCTGCGGCTGATGGACGAGGACGGCCCGGTCGCCGCCTCGATCCGCAAGATCGCCGCCGAGCTGGGCGTCACGCCGAACGCGGTCTACACGTACTTCGCCGACAAGGCGGCCATCGAGCAGGCCCTGGTCGAGCGCCTGCTCGGCGAGGTCAACGCGGCCGCCCCGGCCACCGGCGACTGGCGCGACGACCTGGAGCAGCTGGCCGTCGGCATCCGCGCCCGCCTGGTCGCCCACCCGGGCGCCGTCCCGCTCTTCCTGGGCGGCGCGATGAACGGCCCGCAGGCCCTGCTGCTGGGCGAACGCCTGCTGACCCTGCTCGCCGCGGCCGGCCTCGACCGTGAACCCGCGGCCCGCGCGTCCTACCTGATCATGGTCTACGTGCTGGGCGCGATCGCTCTCGAAGTCGCCGACCAGCCGCACGCCGGCGCGCTCCCGCCGGAGGCCGACCGGATCGAGGCCCGCCGGGCGGCCTGGAGCCTGGTCCCGGCCGGGACGTTCCCGCGCACCGCCGCCGCCACCGACGTGATGGCCGGCTGGATCGGCACCGATCAGTACCTGTGGGGGCTGCGCCGGGTGCTCGCCGGGCTCACCGCCTGA
- a CDS encoding urease subunit alpha, translating into MTSLDRGRYAALYGPTAGDRIRLADTNLLIEIEEDRSAGPHPGDEVVFGGGKVIRESMGQSRATRADGAPDTVITGVVVLDHWGIVKADVGIRDGRIVAIGKAGNPDTMDGVHPALVIGASTEIIAGNGKILTAGAIDSHVHLISPTILDTALAAGITTIIGGGTGPAEGTKATTVTPNAWHLARMLEAIDTFPINVLLLGKGNTMSEESMWEQLRGGAGGFKLHEDWGTTPAAIDACLKVCDASGVQAAIHTDTLNEAGFVEETIRAIGGRSIHAYHTEGAGGGHAPDIITVASHPNVLPSSTNPTRPYTRNTLAEHLDMLMVCHHLNSAVPEDLAFAESRIRPSTMAAEDLLHDLGAISMIGSDSQAMGRVGEVILRTWQTAHVMKARRGALPGDGAADNNRAKRYVAKYTICPAVAHGMAGQVGSVETGKLADLVLWDPAFFGVRPALVLKGGMIAYAQMGDANASIPTPQPMLPRPMFGSYGVVPAQTSLAFVAPAAIDALLADRIGVKRALVPVGDTRSVGKTDMPLNDAMPRIEVKADTFEVRVDGEIVEPDPVTELPMAQRYFLF; encoded by the coding sequence ATGACCTCCTTGGACCGCGGCCGCTACGCGGCGCTCTACGGGCCCACCGCCGGCGACCGGATCCGGCTCGCCGACACCAACCTGCTGATCGAGATCGAGGAGGACCGCAGCGCCGGCCCGCACCCGGGCGACGAGGTGGTCTTCGGCGGCGGCAAGGTGATCCGCGAGTCGATGGGCCAGTCCCGGGCCACCCGCGCCGACGGCGCCCCGGACACCGTGATCACCGGTGTGGTCGTGCTCGACCACTGGGGCATCGTCAAGGCCGACGTCGGCATCCGGGACGGCCGGATCGTCGCGATCGGCAAGGCCGGCAACCCGGACACCATGGACGGCGTGCACCCCGCCCTGGTGATCGGCGCCAGCACCGAGATCATCGCGGGCAACGGCAAGATCCTCACGGCCGGCGCGATCGACAGCCACGTGCACCTGATCAGCCCGACCATCCTGGACACCGCGCTCGCGGCCGGCATCACCACGATCATCGGCGGCGGCACCGGCCCGGCGGAGGGCACCAAGGCCACCACGGTCACCCCGAACGCCTGGCACCTGGCCCGGATGCTGGAGGCGATCGACACCTTCCCGATCAACGTGCTGCTGCTCGGCAAGGGCAACACGATGTCCGAGGAGTCGATGTGGGAGCAGCTGCGCGGCGGCGCCGGCGGCTTCAAGCTGCACGAGGACTGGGGCACCACGCCGGCCGCGATCGACGCCTGCCTCAAGGTGTGTGACGCGTCCGGGGTGCAGGCGGCGATCCACACCGACACGCTGAACGAGGCCGGGTTCGTCGAGGAGACGATCCGGGCGATCGGCGGGCGGTCGATCCACGCCTATCACACCGAGGGTGCCGGGGGCGGGCACGCGCCGGACATCATCACCGTGGCGTCGCACCCCAACGTGCTGCCGTCGTCGACGAACCCGACCCGGCCGTACACCCGGAACACCCTGGCCGAGCACCTCGACATGCTGATGGTCTGCCACCACCTGAACTCGGCGGTGCCGGAGGACCTGGCCTTCGCCGAGAGCCGGATCCGGCCGTCCACGATGGCCGCCGAGGACCTGCTGCACGACCTCGGGGCGATCTCGATGATCGGCTCGGACTCGCAGGCGATGGGCCGGGTCGGCGAGGTGATCCTGCGGACCTGGCAGACCGCGCACGTCATGAAGGCACGTCGCGGCGCGCTGCCCGGCGACGGGGCCGCCGACAACAATCGGGCCAAGAGGTACGTCGCCAAGTACACGATCTGCCCGGCCGTCGCGCACGGCATGGCGGGTCAGGTCGGTTCGGTCGAGACCGGCAAGCTCGCCGACCTGGTGCTCTGGGACCCGGCGTTCTTCGGGGTACGGCCGGCGCTGGTGCTCAAGGGCGGGATGATCGCGTACGCGCAGATGGGCGACGCGAACGCGTCGATCCCGACCCCGCAGCCGATGCTGCCGCGCCCGATGTTCGGCTCCTACGGCGTCGTCCCGGCGCAGACCTCGCTCGCGTTCGTCGCCCCGGCCGCCATCGACGCGCTGCTCGCCGACCGGATCGGGGTGAAGCGCGCGCTCGTCCCGGTCGGCGACACCCGCTCGGTCGGCAAGACGGACATGCCGCTGAACGACGCGATGCCCCGGATCGAGGTCAAGGCGGACACCTTCGAGGTACGCGTCGACGGCGAGATCGTGGAGCCGGACCCGGTCACCGAACTGCCGATGGCCCAGCGGTACTTCCTGTTCTGA
- a CDS encoding urease accessory protein UreF — translation MSLATLLLLADGRLPSGGHAHSAGLEAQVSAGRVRTVDDLAGFLRGKLATSGLVAAAFTAAACVSPARFAELDAGLDARTPSPALRKASRAQGRALLRAGRAMWPVAAIGREPHQPVALGALAAAAGLTATEAAVAAAHGTITGPASAAVRLLGLDPYAVHALLARLAPDCDRVAAAAVARSGDPVDDLPAAGAPLLDIGAEHHATWEVRLFAS, via the coding sequence ATGAGTCTCGCGACACTGCTCCTGCTCGCCGACGGCCGATTGCCGTCCGGCGGGCACGCACACTCGGCCGGCCTGGAGGCACAGGTCTCCGCCGGCCGGGTCCGCACCGTCGACGACCTGGCCGGGTTCCTCCGCGGCAAGCTCGCCACCAGCGGGCTCGTCGCGGCGGCGTTCACGGCCGCCGCGTGCGTCTCGCCCGCACGATTCGCGGAGCTGGACGCCGGGCTCGACGCGCGGACGCCGTCGCCGGCCCTGCGCAAGGCCTCGCGGGCGCAGGGGCGGGCGCTGCTGCGGGCCGGGCGGGCGATGTGGCCCGTCGCGGCCATCGGCCGAGAACCGCACCAGCCCGTCGCGCTGGGCGCGCTGGCCGCCGCGGCCGGGCTCACCGCCACCGAGGCGGCCGTCGCGGCGGCGCACGGCACGATCACCGGTCCGGCCAGCGCGGCCGTCCGGTTGCTGGGACTTGATCCATACGCGGTGCACGCGCTCCTGGCGCGGCTCGCACCTGACTGTGACCGGGTCGCGGCAGCCGCCGTGGCCCGATCCGGCGACCCGGTCGACGACTTGCCGGCCGCGGGCGCGCCCCTGCTCGACATCGGCGCCGAGCACCACGCCACCTGGGAGGTGCGTCTCTTTGCATCCTGA
- the ureG gene encoding urease accessory protein UreG produces the protein MHPELHEHGPDEVPHTHPEPGVDPHAPLHQGSRALRIGIGGPVGSGKTALVAALCRTLGEELRLAVVTNDIYTTEDADFLLRNGVLPAERIRAVETGCCPHTAIRDDISANLDAVEDLESSLGPLDLVLVESGGDNLTATFSKGLIDQQIFVVDVSGGDKVPRKGGPGVTTADLLVINKTDLAPLVGADLSVMDRDAKARRHELPTVFLSLAEDKAATPVAEWIRGLAAARTAA, from the coding sequence TTGCATCCTGAACTGCACGAACACGGCCCTGATGAGGTTCCCCACACCCACCCCGAGCCGGGGGTGGACCCGCATGCGCCCCTCCACCAAGGGTCACGCGCGCTGCGCATCGGCATCGGCGGTCCGGTCGGCTCCGGCAAGACCGCCCTGGTCGCGGCCCTGTGCCGGACCCTCGGCGAGGAGCTGCGGCTGGCCGTCGTCACCAACGACATCTACACCACCGAGGACGCCGACTTCCTGCTGCGCAACGGTGTGCTGCCGGCCGAGCGGATCCGCGCGGTGGAGACCGGCTGCTGCCCGCACACCGCGATCCGCGACGACATCTCGGCCAACCTCGACGCCGTCGAGGACCTGGAGTCGTCCCTCGGCCCGCTCGACCTGGTCCTGGTGGAGAGCGGCGGCGACAACCTGACCGCCACGTTCAGCAAGGGCCTGATCGACCAGCAGATCTTCGTGGTCGACGTGTCCGGCGGCGACAAGGTGCCGCGCAAGGGCGGCCCCGGCGTCACCACCGCCGACCTCCTGGTGATCAACAAGACCGACCTGGCGCCGCTGGTCGGCGCGGACCTGTCGGTGATGGACCGCGACGCCAAGGCCCGCCGCCACGAGCTGCCGACGGTCTTCCTGTCGCTGGCCGAGGACAAGGCCGCGACCCCGGTCGCCGAGTGGATCCGCGGGCTGGCCGCGGCCCGCACCGCGGCGTGA
- a CDS encoding sigma-70 family RNA polymerase sigma factor yields the protein MTATTELPATIGVIHDAPSARDIEDLIREHMPMVGHLVRELLNRVPGHVHADDLSSAGFAALLGAARSFDVTRGIPFHRFAAVRIRGALLDELRGQDWASRSVRARARRAATARQELTAALGRTPSDAEVAEMLGIGVSELASVEDDVQKASLLSLQGFPTGAAEEMVPELSEGPEDLLLKRERLGYLHQAIQALPERLRQVVEESFLQEQPLSEVAARLGVTESRISQLRTEALRLLREGLNSSLAPELLTVAAGGPRTRKGCLQRRRTEYFAKVQQQGNLHTRLALTDSHGVPIAVAA from the coding sequence GTGACCGCCACGACCGAACTCCCCGCCACCATCGGCGTCATCCACGACGCGCCCTCCGCGCGCGACATCGAGGACCTGATCCGCGAACACATGCCGATGGTTGGCCATCTGGTCCGGGAATTGCTCAACCGGGTGCCCGGCCACGTCCACGCAGATGACCTCTCATCAGCCGGTTTCGCGGCGTTGCTCGGAGCGGCTCGCTCCTTCGACGTGACCCGCGGGATTCCCTTCCACCGCTTCGCCGCCGTCCGGATCCGCGGTGCGCTGCTGGACGAGCTCCGTGGACAGGACTGGGCCAGCCGATCGGTGCGGGCCCGGGCCCGGCGCGCGGCGACCGCTCGCCAGGAGCTCACCGCGGCCCTCGGGCGCACACCCAGTGACGCCGAGGTCGCCGAGATGCTCGGCATCGGGGTCTCCGAGCTGGCCAGCGTCGAGGACGACGTGCAGAAGGCGTCGCTGCTGAGTCTGCAGGGCTTCCCCACCGGGGCGGCCGAGGAGATGGTGCCGGAGCTGTCCGAGGGACCCGAGGATCTGCTGCTCAAGCGTGAGCGGCTGGGTTACCTGCATCAGGCCATCCAGGCGCTGCCCGAGCGGCTGCGTCAGGTCGTGGAGGAGTCGTTCCTGCAAGAGCAACCGCTCAGCGAGGTGGCGGCCCGGCTCGGGGTCACCGAGTCCCGGATCTCCCAGTTGCGCACCGAGGCGCTGCGCCTGCTCCGGGAGGGCCTGAACAGCTCGCTCGCGCCGGAACTGCTGACCGTCGCGGCGGGCGGCCCCCGCACCCGGAAGGGCTGCCTGCAACGGCGGCGCACCGAGTACTTCGCGAAGGTGCAACAGCAGGGCAACCTGCACACCCGCCTCGCGTTGACCGACAGTCACGGCGTACCGATAGCGGTCGCGGCGTAG
- a CDS encoding DUF4386 domain-containing protein — MTGWTFVAAAIGFGVASSVLSATFDWPDILREPAPVVLAAFHDGGTSLIGTWFAVAWTYGLLGVPVLLLAAALGRPGDPALRAAGTIGAASVLLSLIGFLRWVFVVPALADRWAGGDAVTRVAVEAAWTAQHQFGGALLGEHLGQVLAVAWSATVSVVALRSGALPRWIGWSGLAVSALYLLNQGDVLATAVPGFPVWDLAGPLGSTCWGLWVGAVGVVLGLRGVRKSA, encoded by the coding sequence GTGACCGGGTGGACTTTCGTCGCGGCGGCGATCGGGTTCGGGGTGGCGTCGAGCGTGCTGTCGGCGACCTTCGACTGGCCGGACATCCTGCGCGAGCCGGCGCCGGTGGTGCTGGCCGCGTTCCACGACGGCGGGACGTCGCTGATCGGGACCTGGTTCGCGGTGGCCTGGACCTACGGCCTGCTCGGCGTGCCGGTGCTGCTGCTGGCGGCGGCCCTGGGACGCCCCGGGGACCCGGCGTTGCGGGCGGCCGGCACGATCGGCGCCGCCTCGGTGCTGCTGTCCCTGATCGGGTTCCTGCGCTGGGTGTTCGTGGTGCCGGCGCTGGCCGACCGGTGGGCCGGGGGCGACGCGGTCACCCGGGTCGCGGTCGAGGCGGCGTGGACGGCGCAGCACCAGTTCGGCGGGGCGCTGCTCGGCGAGCACCTCGGGCAGGTGCTCGCGGTGGCCTGGTCGGCGACGGTCAGTGTGGTGGCGCTGCGGTCCGGCGCGCTGCCCCGGTGGATCGGCTGGAGCGGACTGGCGGTGTCGGCGCTGTACCTGCTCAACCAGGGCGACGTGCTCGCCACGGCGGTGCCGGGCTTCCCGGTCTGGGACCTGGCCGGGCCGCTGGGGAGCACGTGCTGGGGCCTGTGGGTGGGCGCCGTCGGCGTCGTGCTCGGGCTGCGTGGCGTACGGAAATCGGCGTGA
- a CDS encoding urease accessory protein UreD, with protein sequence MKAEARVVAVADGHGGTRLAVLRSQSPLLLRRTGPRQDGGVTVHLVGGAAGPLRGDDLRLDIEVGPGAWLELLSVAAQLALPGRPAPASRLTITATVAAGGTLRWIPEPLIAAAGCDHVAITRVAVEAGGSLLWRDDLVCGRHGEDSGDFVADTGFSYAESTLYRHELSVGPHAPGWSGAAVLGGGRAVGTVVTAGPDTVTPPSVGPHSAIMPLAGPGMLATAVGADIRAVRAALDPFCVSHPTARRPERIPLPH encoded by the coding sequence GTGAAGGCCGAAGCCCGGGTCGTCGCCGTGGCCGACGGCCACGGCGGCACCCGGCTCGCCGTGCTGCGCAGCCAGTCCCCGCTGCTGCTGCGCCGGACCGGGCCACGCCAGGACGGCGGGGTGACGGTCCACCTGGTCGGCGGGGCGGCCGGTCCGCTGCGCGGCGACGACCTGCGACTGGACATCGAGGTCGGCCCGGGCGCCTGGCTGGAGCTGCTCAGCGTGGCGGCACAGCTGGCGCTGCCGGGCCGCCCGGCGCCCGCGTCCCGGCTGACGATCACCGCGACGGTCGCGGCGGGCGGCACGTTACGGTGGATCCCGGAGCCGCTGATCGCGGCCGCCGGCTGCGACCACGTCGCGATCACCCGGGTCGCGGTGGAGGCCGGTGGGTCCCTGTTGTGGCGCGACGACCTGGTCTGCGGCCGGCACGGAGAAGATTCCGGCGACTTCGTCGCTGACACAGGCTTTTCGTACGCCGAGAGCACCCTGTACCGCCACGAACTGTCCGTCGGCCCGCACGCCCCGGGCTGGTCCGGCGCCGCGGTACTCGGTGGCGGCCGAGCGGTCGGCACCGTCGTCACCGCCGGCCCGGACACGGTCACCCCGCCGTCCGTAGGCCCGCACAGCGCGATCATGCCGCTGGCCGGCCCCGGCATGCTGGCCACCGCCGTCGGCGCCGACATCCGCGCCGTCCGCGCCGCCCTCGACCCGTTCTGCGTCAGCCACCCCACGGCCAGGCGCCCGGAGCGAATCCCCCTCCCCCACTGA
- a CDS encoding alcohol dehydrogenase catalytic domain-containing protein has translation MRAVVVDVVRGRPEVREVPEPVAPPGGVVVRVLATGLCRSDWHGWAGHDDDIVFPHVPGHELAGVVASVGPGVERWAVGDRVTVPFVCGCGRCEWCRAGDAQVCPDQQQPGFTHWGSFAELVVLHAADTNLVAIPASVDFAAAASLGCRFATAYRGLAGRARVAAGEWVTVVGAGGVGLSAVMIARAMGARVIAVDRNPEALAVAAAVGAEHTLLADPADPADRADRADPADRADRADRADRADRADRADHADRADRADRAGRADGPDAARGPDAARGPVDARGPAGARGSRGADSSGGADIPALVAELTGGGSHVSVDAVGSEQTCADAILSLRRRGRHVQIGLLPSLDGHPRAPLSRVIGWELDVLGSHGMAAVDYPGMLALIEQGRLQPQRLIERTVGLAEGARLLPGFDQATPAGMTMIDPSR, from the coding sequence ATGCGTGCCGTGGTTGTCGACGTGGTCCGAGGCCGTCCCGAGGTCCGTGAGGTTCCCGAGCCGGTGGCCCCGCCCGGCGGGGTGGTGGTCCGGGTGCTGGCCACCGGGCTGTGCCGCAGCGACTGGCACGGCTGGGCCGGGCACGACGACGACATCGTGTTCCCGCACGTGCCCGGGCACGAGCTGGCCGGGGTGGTGGCCTCGGTGGGGCCGGGAGTGGAACGCTGGGCGGTCGGTGACCGGGTGACCGTTCCGTTCGTCTGCGGGTGCGGCCGGTGCGAGTGGTGCCGGGCCGGGGACGCTCAGGTCTGCCCCGACCAGCAGCAGCCCGGGTTCACGCACTGGGGCTCGTTCGCCGAGCTGGTGGTGCTTCATGCCGCGGACACCAACCTGGTGGCGATCCCCGCTTCGGTGGACTTCGCGGCGGCGGCGAGCCTCGGGTGCCGGTTCGCCACGGCGTATCGGGGGCTGGCCGGGCGGGCGCGGGTCGCCGCGGGGGAGTGGGTGACCGTGGTCGGGGCCGGTGGGGTGGGTCTCAGCGCGGTGATGATCGCGCGGGCGATGGGGGCGCGGGTGATCGCGGTCGACCGCAATCCGGAGGCTCTCGCGGTGGCCGCCGCGGTCGGGGCCGAGCACACCTTGCTCGCCGACCCCGCCGACCCCGCCGACCGTGCCGACCGCGCCGACCCCGCCGACCGTGCTGATCGCGCCGACCGTGCCGACCGTGCTGATCGCGCCGACCGTGCCGACCATGCTGATCGCGCCGACCGTGCTGATCGCGCCGGCCGCGCCGACGGCCCTGACGCTGCCCGTGGCCCTGACGCTGCCCGCGGACCGGTTGATGCCCGCGGACCGGCTGGTGCCCGTGGCTCTCGTGGCGCTGACAGCTCCGGCGGTGCCGACATTCCGGCCTTGGTCGCGGAGCTGACCGGCGGGGGCAGCCATGTCTCGGTCGACGCGGTCGGCAGTGAGCAGACCTGCGCCGACGCGATTCTGAGCCTGCGCCGCCGGGGGCGGCACGTGCAGATCGGGCTGTTGCCGTCGCTCGACGGGCACCCCCGGGCGCCGTTGTCCCGGGTGATCGGCTGGGAGCTGGACGTGCTGGGCAGCCATGGGATGGCGGCGGTCGACTACCCGGGCATGCTGGCGCTCATCGAGCAGGGCCGGTTGCAGCCGCAGCGGCTGATCGAACGCACGGTCGGGCTCGCCGAGGGGGCGCGGCTGCTGCCCGGCTTCGACCAGGCCACCCCGGCGGGGATGACCATGATCGACCCGTCCCGCTGA